Part of the Helicobacter bilis genome is shown below.
TGAAAAGGGAGAGCATGAAAATGTCGCAAAGAGTGCAAACTATGTGAAAGAAAGGGGACATACACTTATGAACTCTTTGCAGTTTAATCATGTTGATTGGACAATAGTTGTAAAAAAAGCATAGGACATATAAGGGTTGCGTAATGGTAAAGAAAACAAATCCAAACATTCCATATAGCTTAAGTGATTTTCCTAAAGTTTTACCGCAAGTAAAGTTTTTTACAAAAGAGCCTATTGAAACCACACAAAAAGAGATAAAAGCATTTGTCGGTTGGGATGGGATAGTAATCTTTGATCCTTCCCTAGATATTTTACAAACATTAAAAATCTATGCAAAGCAA
Proteins encoded:
- a CDS encoding NADH-ubiquinone oxidoreductase subunit E family protein translates to MKRFDLRHLKSEFYDKMGELIETQLESGEVGIFLFEKGEHENVAKSANYVKERGHTLMNSLQFNHVDWTIVVKKA